The following are from one region of the Ictalurus furcatus strain D&B chromosome 11, Billie_1.0, whole genome shotgun sequence genome:
- the LOC128614892 gene encoding claudin-18 isoform X2, translating to MATLMLQLVGFMLSILGTFLISSATAMDMWTVEDRAFTLVTSIYAYYGLWNSCVGTEYGTTQCRPYFTILGLPGLFQGVRALMIVGIVLGAIGVLIAIFALKCLRMGNMEDRVKATMTLTSGVMFVIAGICGIAGVSIFANLIVTNFALTSYTSAGLGMVGSGLVGSPLTPRYTFGSALFVGWVGGGVLFVGGVMLCLACRGLMPEKHYEGTAYKPATQSAVYRSEGYPKTYNSSYKAQSMEGRPSNQRFDYV from the exons ATGGCGACATTAATGTTACAGCTAGTGGGGTTCATGTTGTCAATATTAGGGACATTTCTGATCAGCTCCGCAACAGCCATGGACATGTGGACTGTTGAAGACCGTGCTTTTACTTTAGTAACCAGTATTTATGCATACTATGGGCTGTGGAACTCGTGTGTTGGGACGGAGTATGGTACCACACAATGTCGAccatattttactattttagGGTTGCCtg GCCTATTCCAAGGTGTGAGAGCGCTCATGATTGTGGGCATCGTTCTCGGAGCTATCGGAGTCCTCATTGCCATTTTTGCCCTTAAGTGCCTCAGAATGGGCAACATGGAGGACCGCGTGAAAGCGACCATGACTCTGACTTCAGGGGTCATGTTTGTTATCGCTG GGATCTGTGGCATTGCTGGGGTTTCCATCTTTGCCAATTTGATCGTGACCAACTTTGCGCTCACTAGCTATACCTCAGCTGGATTGGGTATGGTTGGCTCTGGCCTTGTTGGGTCACCTCTTACTCCAAG ATACACGTTCGGCTCGGCCCTGTTCGTTGGTTGGGTCGGTGGAGGTGTTCTGTTTGTTGGTGGAGTCATGCTGTGTTTGGCCTGTCGTGGACTGATGCCTGAGAAACA CTATGAAGGAACGGCGTACAAACCTGCAACCCAGAGTGCAGTCTACAGGTCAGAAGGCTATCCCAAGACTTATAACAGCTCCTACAAGGCTCAAAGTATGGAAGGCAGACCATCCAACCAAAGATTTGACTATGTTTGA